From a single Cryptococcus neoformans var. neoformans B-3501A chromosome 3, whole genome shotgun sequence genomic region:
- a CDS encoding hypothetical protein (Match to EST gb|CF186809.1|CF186809), with protein sequence MSLSAPTRILRKPTLSRQFSTSLPVLASRGSSKPEGLGARSRPWSVQNVPKFAFDDATSLGWMRMFRIQEGEGLVRKIEEDREALRTANQTKFTPPTAPIRLTSTIDLARPDSRYHTKCVLLVPIAALPLSTPEAVHRFKLLAGPRWTPGKPGRNEFIKDENSDGENGWIKVSEERFESARQNRRSASDILERLVNAANDRESPLPADLPIDTRHLLARHRKKRSRQNTFKWAPGQEFLSRHQEVGGVRGFPVSWLPEELRERVSKK encoded by the exons ATGTCGCTCTCAGCTCCCACTCGTATCCTCCGAAAACCTACTCTATCCCGCCAGTTCTCAACTAGCCTTCCTGTTCTTGCCTCTCGTGGCTCCTCAAAACCCGAGGGATTGGGCGCTCGATCGAGGCCTTGGTCAGTGCAGAACGTTCCCAAGTTTGCATTTGACGACGCCACAAGTCTgggatggatgaggatgtttAGGATCcaggaaggtgaaggatTGGTGAGGAAAATCGAAGAGGACAGAGAAGCCTTAAGAA CTGCGAATCAGACCAAGTTCACTCCACCCACCGCCCCCATACGTTTGACATCCACTATTGACCTTGCCCGCCCAGACTCGCGTTACCATACCAAATGCGTTCTTCTTGTCCCCATTGCCGCTCTTCCGTTGTCCACGCCAGAAGCTGTTCACAGGTTCAAACTCCTCGCTGGGCCGAGGTGGACTCCCGGGAAACCAGGAAGAAATGAGTTTATCAAGGATGAGAACAGTGACGGCGAAAATGGTTGGATCAAGGTTAGTGAGGAAAGGTTTGAGAGTGCCAGACAAAATAGGAGATCGGCGTCGGATATCTTGGAGAGACTGGTCAACGCTGCCAAT GACCGCGAGTCTCCACTCCCTGCTGACCTTCCAATTGACActcgccatcttcttgcccgtcacaggaagaagcggtCTCGTCAGAACACTTTCAAATGGGCTCCCGGACAAGAGTTTTTGTCTCGTCATCAAGAAGTTGGTGGCGTACGTGGCTTCCCTGTCAGTTGGCTACCGGAAGAACTCAGAGAAAGAGTTTCCAAGAAATAA
- a CDS encoding hypothetical protein (Match to ESTs gb|CF193323.1|CF193323, gb|CF187330.1|CF187330): protein MSATEQVNQAPAETANALVAEATPPSQEAKEIFKAQEPVSEVAAPNITEPLVKEQPTVANTEAGTAQPGPELGNKVDNTEADKLVEGTTTGEGAKTTEEVPKPSEIKEGKKEVKKSAVKERTEKTKAEGKGFFAKFFGNRDKSPKKEKKKTPKAEKADPVTAAAPVETEGDDAAPPSVPTTSEPVIGTSAPIEAVEPTVKSPDTGALKGIDTATSADAPAEVAPAPEENKIEDKKDEAKDATAKSNLKAHRRLSARIGDIFKPKKKEGIPTSTEETSKEEATKPLNEAPVVASEAPKLEQPVATAPLELEEEPKATQPPAAAPVAASA from the exons ATGTCTGCCACTGAACAAGTCAACCAG GCCCCCGCCGAAACTGCTAATGCCCTTGTCGCCGAGGCTACCCCGCCTTCCCAAGAGGCCAAGGAAATTTTCAAGGCCCAGGAACCTGTCTCTGAAGTAGCTGCACCCAACATCACTGAACCCCTCGTCAAAGAA CAACCTACTGTCGCAAATACTGAGGCCGGCACCGCCCAGCCCGGACCTGAGCTTGGAAACAAAGTAGACAATACTGAAGCTGACAAGCTTGTGGAGGGTACGACGACGGGGGAAGGGGCCAAGACTACCGAAGAGGTCCCCAAGCCCTCTGAGAtcaaagagggaaagaaagaggtAAAGAAATCGGCAGTCAAG GAAAGGACTGAAAAAACCAAGGCCGAGGGCAAAGGTTTCTTTGCCAAATTCTTCGGTAACAGAGACAAATCTCctaagaaggagaagaaaaaaactCCTAAG GCCGAGAAGGCTGATCCAGTGACCGCTGCGGCACCCGTCGAGACCGAAGGTGATGATGCCGCCCCCCCGTCTGTCCCTACAACCTCGGAACCTGTCATCGGAACTTCTGCTCCCATCGAAGCTGTTGAGCCTACTGTCAAATCTCCCGACACTGGAGCACTCAAAGGAAT CGACACCGCCACCTCTGCTGACGCCCCAGCCGAAGTTGCTCCAGCTCCCGAGGAAAACAAGATCGAGGATAAAAAAGACGAGGCCAAAGATGCGA CGGCTAAGTCTAATCTCAAGGCTCACCGACGACTCTCAGCTCGAATTGGCGACATCTTCAAGcccaagaaaaaggaaggtaTCCCGACTTCCACGGAAGAAACttccaaagaagaggctaCCAAACCGCTCAACGAGGCACCCGTTGTTGCCTCTGAGGCCCCAAAACTCGAGCAGCCAGTTGCAACCGCGCCATTggagcttgaagaggag CCTAAGGCTACGCAACCACCTGCTGCCGCACCTGTCGCTGCCTCTGCATGA